In uncultured Methanobrevibacter sp., one genomic interval encodes:
- the glyA gene encoding serine hydroxymethyltransferase gives MANYHDEILKLEEIAKEHTQYMRNSINLIASENVTSVEVTEALATDFAHRYAEGQAFQRFYEGCQYVDLVEDMTKKLSCKVYDCEYANVQPVSGVTANLAAFFGFAKPGEKVMALEVPSGGHISHADVSAAGIRGLKTVFHPLDKNVMNIDIDAMNKKILEEKPKIVLFGGSLFLFPHPIKEAREAADEVGATIMYDGAHVLGLIAGGQFQQPLKEGADVMMGSTHKTFPGPQGGIILSGKENEELIDNAVFPGVVSNHHLHHLLGLGIATAEMLEFGEAYAKQTIKNAQALGQAMYELGFDVLCEDLGFTQSHQIAVDLSAIRSASDIAKELADNNVILNKNLLPGDDRDNSDNPSGIRIGTQEITRRGLKEKEMEEVAQFIKRVAVDKEDIADEVAEFMNQYTTLDYAFSDRDAYEYHRL, from the coding sequence ATGGCTAATTATCATGACGAAATTTTAAAATTGGAAGAAATTGCAAAAGAACATACTCAATATATGAGAAACAGTATCAATTTAATTGCTTCTGAAAATGTTACCAGTGTAGAGGTTACAGAAGCACTCGCTACTGATTTTGCACACAGATATGCAGAAGGTCAGGCATTCCAAAGATTCTATGAAGGATGTCAATATGTTGATTTGGTTGAAGACATGACCAAAAAACTTTCATGTAAAGTATATGACTGTGAATATGCTAACGTTCAGCCGGTTTCTGGTGTTACAGCAAATCTTGCAGCATTCTTTGGTTTTGCAAAACCTGGCGAAAAAGTAATGGCATTGGAAGTACCTTCCGGAGGTCACATTTCCCATGCAGATGTTAGTGCAGCAGGTATCCGTGGTCTTAAAACTGTTTTCCATCCATTGGACAAAAACGTAATGAACATTGACATCGATGCAATGAACAAAAAGATTTTAGAGGAAAAACCAAAAATAGTCTTGTTCGGTGGAAGTTTATTCTTATTCCCACACCCAATAAAAGAAGCTCGTGAAGCAGCTGATGAAGTAGGAGCAACCATAATGTATGATGGTGCTCATGTTTTAGGTTTAATTGCAGGTGGACAATTCCAACAACCTCTTAAAGAAGGGGCAGATGTAATGATGGGAAGTACCCACAAAACATTCCCTGGTCCTCAAGGTGGAATTATCCTTTCAGGTAAAGAAAATGAGGAGTTAATCGACAATGCAGTATTTCCGGGTGTTGTAAGTAACCACCACTTGCACCATTTATTAGGTTTAGGTATTGCAACTGCTGAAATGCTTGAATTCGGTGAAGCATATGCAAAACAAACCATTAAAAACGCACAGGCTTTAGGTCAGGCAATGTATGAACTTGGCTTTGATGTGTTATGTGAAGATTTAGGTTTCACTCAGTCCCACCAAATTGCAGTGGATTTAAGTGCAATCAGATCAGCATCTGATATAGCAAAAGAACTTGCAGACAACAATGTAATTCTAAACAAAAACCTCTTGCCTGGAGATGACAGAGACAACTCCGATAATCCATCAGGTATCAGAATTGGTACTCAGGAAATTACCAGAAGAGGCCTAAAAGAAAAAGAAATGGAAGAAGTTGCTCAGTTCATTAAACGTGTAGCTGTTGATAAGGAAGACATTGCTGATGAAGTTGCAGAATTTATGAACCAGTACACAACTCTTGATTACGCATTCTCAGACAGAGATGCTTATGAATATCACAGATTATAG
- a CDS encoding MFS transporter: protein MKNNPKILLYILMLSTFGINTPLSIIGIISQISEYFNTSIAISGLYVSSFTFTIAVTGLFVPVLFSKFDRKTTFVSILSIFSIADLVIIFTGNIGIASFFRILSAVFYPAFISVALTFCEEIAPEGEKQDYITKILLGISVGSIVGLPITTGLGTILGYQAAMSWIFLINLTTLILILVFFPSLPGESKSYELPFSSLKSKEFILSTIGIIMMPIGASIVYNYLPYFLQTVSHIYTYKLSIFLFIYGIFSIFGTWLGGKLIFKKDKQTLIIFQLVCALVFLGMYLMPNFLIAMLILILIFAILDGMGYNLIQYIETSLLSESPELANGIFLSVLNGGIAIGIAIGGFLVDGFGVMSIFIFGMLFLVLALILLYYVIYILKINLKYSQ, encoded by the coding sequence ATGAAAAACAATCCAAAAATACTTTTATATATCTTAATGTTGTCAACATTTGGTATAAATACTCCTTTAAGTATTATTGGAATTATTTCACAAATATCCGAGTATTTTAACACTTCAATTGCAATATCAGGTTTATATGTAAGTTCATTTACATTTACAATTGCAGTTACAGGTCTTTTTGTTCCGGTTTTATTTTCAAAATTCGACAGAAAAACCACCTTTGTTTCAATTCTATCAATTTTTTCAATAGCAGATCTGGTTATAATTTTTACAGGCAATATCGGTATTGCTTCTTTTTTCAGGATACTTTCAGCAGTGTTCTATCCGGCATTTATATCCGTTGCATTAACATTCTGTGAAGAAATAGCCCCTGAAGGTGAAAAACAGGATTACATTACCAAAATATTGCTTGGAATTTCAGTGGGAAGTATTGTAGGCCTTCCAATTACTACCGGACTTGGAACAATACTGGGATATCAAGCCGCAATGAGCTGGATTTTTTTAATTAATTTGACTACATTGATTTTGATTTTGGTATTTTTCCCGTCACTTCCCGGAGAATCTAAAAGCTATGAATTGCCGTTTAGTAGTTTAAAATCTAAAGAATTTATATTATCAACGATTGGAATAATTATGATGCCTATAGGTGCAAGTATTGTATATAATTACCTCCCGTACTTCCTGCAGACCGTTAGTCATATATACACTTATAAATTAAGTATATTCCTGTTCATTTATGGAATTTTTTCTATTTTTGGAACTTGGCTTGGAGGTAAGCTGATATTTAAAAAGGACAAGCAAACATTAATAATATTTCAATTGGTATGTGCTTTGGTGTTTTTAGGAATGTATCTAATGCCTAATTTCCTGATTGCAATGCTGATTTTAATATTGATTTTTGCAATATTGGACGGAATGGGATACAATTTGATTCAATATATAGAAACATCGCTGTTATCTGAAAGTCCGGAACTGGCTAATGGAATATTTTTAAGTGTACTGAATGGTGGAATTGCAATTGGTATTGCAATAGGCGGATTTTTGGTAGATGGATTTGGTGTAATGTCCATATTTATTTTTGGAATGCTATTTTTAGTTTTGGCATTAATTCTACTATATTATGTGATTTATATTTTGAAAATTAATTTGAAGTACAGTCAATAA
- a CDS encoding DUF192 domain-containing protein produces MILNKTTNQLFNIKIIYANTFFKRFKGLMGKKDIDFAVLFENFKDSSMHTHFMRFTIDIYFLDENKIVFDKVTLKPWKFYKPQKQAEYILETKKDLLKIKIGDELEFN; encoded by the coding sequence ATGATTTTAAATAAAACAACCAACCAACTCTTTAACATTAAAATTATATATGCAAATACTTTTTTCAAGCGTTTTAAAGGATTGATGGGAAAAAAAGATATTGACTTTGCAGTGTTATTTGAAAACTTTAAAGACTCATCCATGCATACCCATTTCATGAGATTTACCATTGACATTTATTTTTTAGATGAAAACAAGATTGTTTTTGATAAAGTAACATTAAAGCCTTGGAAATTCTACAAACCTCAAAAACAAGCAGAATATATTCTGGAAACAAAAAAAGACCTGTTGAAAATAAAAATAGGAGACGAATTAGAGTTTAATTGA
- a CDS encoding dihydromethanopterin reductase (acceptor), whose protein sequence is MRLAFAFTGAGHLLRESVYVAEKLAENNEVTVLLSGAAEEVLKMYGLYERVERLTGGKYRELATDTNQKFSYPITGRLSLGKYDALIVTPATANTVSKIVYGIADTLVTNAVAQAGKGAVPVYMVPVDIHPGPIDTVLPSKMEKSKCQSCDDCVAALACQQGAIIPHEEIDLTKCIGCGLCRNTCPYDAISEGKIITIYMRDIDIENTRKLESIDNIQIFETPDEILEKF, encoded by the coding sequence ATGAGATTAGCTTTTGCATTTACAGGAGCCGGACATCTGCTGAGGGAATCCGTTTATGTTGCAGAAAAACTGGCTGAAAACAACGAAGTGACTGTGCTTTTATCTGGAGCTGCAGAAGAAGTCCTTAAGATGTATGGACTTTATGAGCGCGTGGAACGTTTGACAGGTGGTAAATACCGTGAATTAGCCACTGATACAAATCAGAAATTTTCATATCCAATTACTGGGCGTTTATCACTTGGAAAATATGACGCATTGATTGTAACTCCAGCAACAGCAAATACAGTTTCTAAAATAGTCTATGGAATAGCTGATACCCTGGTTACAAATGCTGTAGCACAGGCAGGAAAAGGTGCTGTTCCGGTCTATATGGTGCCGGTCGATATTCATCCGGGTCCAATTGACACAGTTCTTCCATCCAAAATGGAAAAATCAAAATGTCAAAGCTGTGACGACTGTGTTGCCGCCCTTGCATGCCAACAGGGAGCAATCATTCCTCATGAGGAAATTGATTTAACTAAATGTATCGGATGCGGTTTGTGCAGAAACACATGTCCTTATGATGCAATTTCCGAAGGAAAAATAATTACAATCTATATGAGGGATATTGATATTGAAAATACTCGCAAACTGGAAAGTATTGACAATATTCAAATATTTGAAACTCCTGATGAAATCTTAGAAAAATTCTAG